From Marivirga harenae, one genomic window encodes:
- a CDS encoding response regulator, whose translation MAETKKVLIAEDSSVIQNLTKKILMMQNYSIHSAKNGEQVLKALESDTFDIILMDINMPKMDGMECTRAIRALNDKSKSSIPIIAITGNAKNYSIEDFKEAGINEYLQKPLNFDQLVETVKKLTN comes from the coding sequence ATGGCAGAAACTAAGAAAGTACTTATTGCAGAAGACAGCTCGGTAATCCAAAACCTTACCAAAAAAATTCTAATGATGCAAAATTACAGCATCCATTCCGCTAAAAACGGGGAACAAGTATTGAAGGCCTTAGAGTCAGATACTTTCGACATTATTTTAATGGACATTAATATGCCTAAAATGGATGGAATGGAATGTACTAGAGCGATTAGAGCATTGAATGACAAATCAAAATCCTCGATCCCAATAATAGCTATTACTGGTAATGCGAAAAACTACAGTATTGAAGATTTTAAAGAAGCTGGCATCAATGAGTATTTGCAAAAACCACTGAATTTTGACCAATTGGTAGAAACTGTGAAAAAATTAACCAATTAA